The genomic stretch AATgttgtgggtttcatttggaaGAATTGATCCTAATCATGCCCTCTAATGGAGTAAAAACCCACTAGTGTTGTCTTAGTCTCAGACTGATCCATCAGCATCTATTTTAAtcccatttttctattttaatgccATACTCTACTCAATTGTTAAGCCTAATATAGCTGACtagagggcaaagatccatgtagccgaccccatttagttgggataaggctgagttgtatTTGTTGCTGTATCTCTATCTGCTGGAATGCATTTGTGAACAGATGCATGCTTCTCAACAGTTGTCTCTGCTATTCATCATCATTCACCTGAAACTGGTAAGGTGCACAAAAACACTGCCTTAAGAGCATTCCCCAAGCTCAACACCTGAAATCCTGTTCTTAGTATTAGATTCACTTATATTTATAATGTCCCTTTCTTTTGATCATGAGTGAAAGATATTACTGGTTTGATGCAACAACGGTTTCCAACCCTTGCCAGAAAATTCAACTGAAAGCATTTGATGTTGAGACTCACTCATTTCTCCCAAAAACATTTTCTTATCCAAGCTCAGGGTATCATTCTATCTGCACGTATGAACAGACGTACCTATGAATCATACGCAGATAAATTAATGTCAGGTTTTGCAGTCCTTGAAAGAATTCATCCTGCACCTACTTATTTGAATACTCTAATACATTGTACAATATACACTTGTATCCTTGTAAATCCAATGTTGCAGGAATTGATTGGTTGACCTTGGATCTGGGGGAGATAAACGGAATCATGTTTCATGGGAGTCATCTGCTTTTATCTTCTTGATTTAATGGCCATATGGCTATTGCATTCAAAGATCATATATTCCCTCAAATATGAACTCTAAAGTGGATGACTTGATAATTGTAATTGGATACTTAATATGTGAATTAGAGTAAAATTTACTCTTAAAATTAGTAAGCGCTCATCCGTACTTCTGCACATCCAAATACAGCCTAGCTAAAAAAAGACCATCTATTGTGGGGAAGCAGATACTATTATAAAACTGAAACTTACCGTTATTTGGAACCCGAGTTAAATAGCTCCCGTGATCTGACAAGTGGTGCCACAGAAGCTGGTTGACAGAAGCTTCAGCACATCTTTCCAAATTTCTAATCCCTCTTAATAACCATGAAAGGTCCACTCTATTGTCCCGATAATGGATGAACCATTCAACCCATTGTCCATTTAAACTTTCAGAGCCAGAAGATCTGAATTACTGAAATCACCTCCGACAGAAACTTCAGACATGTTTCCTTTTATCCATAGATAGCTTCCATATTCAAAAACCGTTCATTTTACTTCATTGTAATGTATACTAGGttagggagtctaaccaagtctcaacagcaggaacttttaatcaaagaacaccCAATTGATCACCCAATAATTTCAATCACAGACCAATAACAAAACTGATAATAATTCAAGGATCCAACAATCGACCTCAGAAGTTAACTATTCTGAAACTTGAGTAAACAGAAGGGAATATATGACTGAAATCATCAACTAATCAAGTCAAATCAATGAGGAATAGTATCAGCAACCAATCAGCAACACCCAACAGAAATCGATTCACAAATCTAGGTAAAAATTAGGATTGGCCAGAATAGAGAGAAATCCCATAACTGCTGATTCCCTGGGCTGATGGACCCCAAATTAAGGTCGAGTTCCCCTCTATCTAATCTTGACACTCGATCAAAAAAAGAGAGCCATCGGATGGCTAGATCTTCAGAACAGTATAGGGGCGACCGGAGAGAAACCTGAAATTTtcagaaccagaaatcaaaagcagttcaGATCCCTTACCTGGTTTGAAGGACCTTGCAgttaactttgaaaagaaaagagaagaaaacttgaagaaacctcctggacttcacgctgtaaggagtcgaatggatcaaacaccactcccttccactgtgatcaaacacaaagcagTCCAAGCaggaagcagcagcagcagcagaagcagagtttttttgttcttaaaatCGTGGCGctactaatgagagctctcctttatttataataatgatgggggggtttacaaaatagaaagtaagtttagtttccaaaactgaattagaaaactaaataaaaaacaactcctctagtttctaattctgaaaatagaaactaggaaaatacaattactgaaattagaaagtaGAAACTAACTTTTGACTGAATTTAGAAAGTAattaatgactgaaattagaaactaattaatcccatcaaagcccaactaaaaggaaactaactagtaatcccgtactcaatcttagagcccctcttttagacccataaaactggtccaatacactccaaaccacatggactgaaggcccaacacatatacaacccaaccctaggctcattcctaataaaacaagcctattttggttattaaccTGCATCACATTGAACTCTATGATCCCAAAAGATCTGATTTCACCAAGCCATCTCCATTGAAGGTTCAAACAACCTGTATTACTTTGAGGAAAGTTAACTAAGTTAATGGTCGTTCACAAGTTTCATCTGAAGTCCAGGCCTTATCATTGGAAGAGTTCAGTAATTGCTTCAATGCTGTATTGGAAGGGTGTTCATTTGTTTGATAACTATGATTCTTTGGTTCCAGTTCTTGTTTCAGTTTTAAGTTGTCAGCGTTGTTATTGGGGTGAATATTTGTTGAAGAGGACAAAAGCTCCAAAGAGATTGGATGTTAAAGAGGATAAAAGCTTCAAAGAGATTGGATGTTAAAGAGGATAAAAGCTTCAAAGAGATTGGATGTATTTCATTGAGAACATGGAAAACACACAACTGGCTCAAAAATCTCACATTTTACACATCAAAATGGATAACAGAAACAAATAAAGGAAGAGTGAACATTGCCACAGATCTCATTATCAAGTTCTTAACTGTGTTTACTTCAAATTTTCCCTTTCCAGAAACCATTGATTTACTTCCCTCTTTTAGTATTGTCTTCCTgattcttatttctcttgcaaGACTCATAGATGCTCTGGAGATGATGAAACAAGGTGTGAGGCGCCTCCTTGTCGCAAAGAGTGTGGTGTGGAAAGGCATGAGCAAACGTTTCTCAATTCTCTACAATGGCAAGTGGCTCAAGAACCTCGAGGCCTCTGGAAGCAGCAGCTCTCTTCCAAGCAACCGTCCCTCCACTTCCTCATACCCGGACAAAAAGTTCTGCTGCCTATCAAGAGAAGATATGCTTCGTTTCATTATTGGTTGTCTTGGTGCTCTGGCACCCCTACCTCTCTCTTCGATCTCTGCCCTCGGGGCCATCAACCCACACTATTACCATATAGATACTTCGTCCCCAGCCCTTGAGGCTGCCCAAAAGCGCCTCCAGGATCCCAGTGCTGTGGCTGTTGTAGAGTGCACATCCGAAGGTCATCACAAGATTATTGGGGATATATCAGCCTCCAGATTATGGAAATGCGACTATGTTGCTGCTGCCTGGGCTCTAGCTAACCTTACAGCTGGACAGTTCGTGATGGGGGTAGAAGAAGATAATGTATCTTCAAGAGCTCTTCCAGATTTCTCTTTCAATTCTCAAATAGGAGATAATGGAGGTGGGGGCACACCAGTGAGGCCAAGGAAGTTTTCCAGTAGGAGCATTGGTTTCTTCAGCAATCCAAGTAGCCCATCAGCTTTAGCTGTTGGTACAGGGAGAAGCATGTATAGGGGAAGGAGTACACCACTGACATGCAAGGTCACAAGCTCACTGGCTGCAGTCTTGGCACAGATGCTGTCTCACAGGGCAACCCATGTCTGGGTTACTGAGGCTGAGAGTGAGGATGTCTTGGTTGGTGTAATAGGTTACACTGACATCCTTGGTGCTGTAACAAAGCACCCCCCAACTGTTGTTTCTGTGACAGAAGCCCCTTGATCTTGAGACTTGTTTCCTTTGAAAACTTGGTATGAATGGCTATAAAACGATGTACATCAATGTATTTCCTTATCTGTTAATTGTGTTTCTTTCACATTATGTCTGGAAACAGAGTATTGCTTGCTCTGACTTTTGAGTGGGAGGTTCACAAGCTTCCAAATTTTAGTTTAAAACTCAAACCTATTTATTTATAAGTTTTGGGTTGTTGGGTTGCTTGCTTTTTCTTCCACTTTGGTGGGTCATTGCTTGTCATTGGCATAATTGCAGAAGAAGTTTCTGtacttgttttctttctttatattaCATTTTGCTCATATTTACGTGTTCAAGTTGAAAAAGATCTCTTATGAATCGTCGATGGTGACATCCATCCATCCATGGCCCAAACAGGTAGGACACTCCTGTTTAGTTCTCTTTATCAGGTAACCCCACATACAGAGCATGATCCGAATATTCCTTAAAACACGGTGTGATCCAGGCTTGGGATGATAATGAGATTTACCCAAATATGGGTTTTGATTCGccaatttaattaaaaaaacataatttttggGTAATCTGATCATTTTCCTTTCTAGATTTCTGTCAATCTTTataaagtaaagaaagaaagagcaaCACTGCATAATGTTGGGTTCATTTTCATTAATAAGTGGAAAGGGTCCATGGGAGTAGCTTTTCCATGGATGGATAGAATTGAAGAATGTCCAGCCATGGACCAGTACCGACTCCTGCCAAATATTTATTGCCTTCATCCATCGGGGGTGGGCAGGTGGTCCATGgtaggaaggaagaaggaactCCTTTGCATTTTTACTAGAATTTGGGACCATTAGAATCTGGAAATGGAAATCCAAGCATACCACAATGATGGAGGTACCGTAGTGTAGATGCTGATTCTTCGCCAGTCACTCAAAATATGCTTCCTCCGTACCTGAGGGATTGTGACAGGGGCGACTGAAATCATGGATATTTCATACGGTTGTGTGGCCGGTAGATCGTTAAACAAAGGAATTTGTCAAGGGCTACTAAGCAAGCAGCAAGGAACGGGTTATCTAACTCACTCAAGGGACTGAAGGCCTTAGAAATGAGAAATAAAAGTGATAAGCTAAGCAGGTAGGCAGACTAGGCCACAAGCACTTGATGAGCTGAGAGCGAAGATTAAACAAGGGCTTTCAACTTTAGACAGAGGCATTGAGACGACCCACTAAGTACAGTTTTGTACTTGCTGCTTGGCCATTTCCAAAATCGATACTGACATCTATATGTATTGGTTAGTATCAGTTTTGTTGGATGTTTTGGCCTCAAAGATACCGAcaccaacatttttttttttccattttaccctCTGGCCAAACTATACCTGCGATCCTCTAGATAAATGCATATCCATCCAAATAAAGTTTAGATTACTATACAATTGATTAAGCTAATGACTATTCATGATTTCATATTGAATCAATTCCATCCCTGTTCCAAATTAGAGAAATCTTATGGTAAAAACTAGgttaatatttttataaaaatatataagattCTTAGCTTCCAACCTTCCACGATGAATACTACAAGTACAACAAACTCAActttattccaacttaatggggtcagctacaagGATCCGTGCAAAACAAAATAAGGGGAAAAGGCACAACCTAGCAAGCAAGGAGAAACTCAGCTAAATGAggttagctacatggatccttgccctccaataggctttattcaaagtcatacttgggacaaggctAGGCTATGCATGCCATTCCTCACA from Macadamia integrifolia cultivar HAES 741 chromosome 11, SCU_Mint_v3, whole genome shotgun sequence encodes the following:
- the LOC122093618 gene encoding CBS domain-containing protein CBSX6-like, whose product is MASVFLYHVIGDLTVGKPELVEFPETETVESAIRAIGECTEGGIPVWKKRPQKSVVENAEMRQQRFVGIINSLDIVSFLSREEFLIDQEKALKTPVAEVVVPNNSLLKEVDPATRLIDALEMMKQGVRRLLVAKSVVWKGMSKRFSILYNGKWLKNLEASGSSSSLPSNRPSTSSYPDKKFCCLSREDMLRFIIGCLGALAPLPLSSISALGAINPHYYHIDTSSPALEAAQKRLQDPSAVAVVECTSEGHHKIIGDISASRLWKCDYVAAAWALANLTAGQFVMGVEEDNVSSRALPDFSFNSQIGDNGGGGTPVRPRKFSSRSIGFFSNPSSPSALAVGTGRSMYRGRSTPLTCKVTSSLAAVLAQMLSHRATHVWVTEAESEDVLVGVIGYTDILGAVTKHPPTVVSVTEAP